TCCCAGCGGCCGCGGTTCTCACTGCACAGCGGTAATAGCGTCCAGGACACGTGATCGGTACTCTCAGGTAGCCCTTGAGGCAGGAAGCGGGTGAATTCCTGCTCACTTACTGCCACCAGGACTCGCTGTCGGTCCGCAGAGGGTATTCGAGGGGTGTCCTCGTGAATAGCCGGGGTGGTCAGATTCGTATTCAGCATTATGCATAAAATACCCCGTATATTTAACGGCTAAAGCAAATCCCTGTGCACACAGTTGCACACTACTATTGGAATTAAGGATAACTGCTATAACTTTGAAGGCAGGGTCTCCCCCTCTATCCATACGCCTTCGATGTGCACGCGACGCACCTTTGCGGGCACACCACGCTCACCCCGCATGATCATGTTGGTGAGCAAGTCCACCGCAACTTCCCCGATGTGGAGGGAGTCCTCATAAACCCCGGACAACTTGCCGTCACGATCAGTCAGGAGCGGGCAAGCCGCTGGGTAGTCTTCGGGTAGGCGCAGGCCGATGCTGGGACACTTGCGCATGATGAGATGGTCGCCTACGACCAGTGCATCGATAGTCTTACCCTCTTTTCTCTGCTCCTTCAGGAAGGCCGGTAAGCCTTCAGGGGCCTCTACATGATAACTATAAATGATGGGCGCTTCGCCAATCTTATGCTGCGCCGATAAGTAGGCAGAAAGATAGTTATTGTCGGCGCGCTCATCGTGTTTGGGGTCGAACACAAATGCGATTTTGCGATAGCCGCGCTCATGCATCATTTTCATTGTGTACTGCATGGCGCGATACTGAGTCGCCGTCACGGTATGCAGCTCCGGCTTACTCAGGGTGTAGCCAAAGGTAATCAGCGAAAAATCTTCCCACGCGAAATCGATAGTCGTGGAGGGAAGCGATTGTGGGCACAAGAGTATGCCTTTGACGTTCCGGGCCCTCAAGATGGAGGCCATCCGCTTCGTGGTGTACTTTTTCTGATCGAACTCAAAAATCTCCAGTTGGTAGCCATATTTGTCCGCCTGCGCTTTAGCTCCCTCGTGGTACAAAGAAAAAGTTTTGGAGCGAAACCATTTAAATTGCTTGAGGTTCGTGTATATAACAAGCCATGCCAGCACACCATGGTAGCCGCTCTTTCTATTACTCGATCGATAGGCGGCCAGGGATGCCAGCATCGGGTCAGGGCGATAGCCCAGCTCTTCAGCAATGCGCAGGATTCGCTCGCGAGTCGAGGCAGGGATTCCCGGATGGTTACTGAGC
This genomic interval from Ruficoccus sp. ZRK36 contains the following:
- a CDS encoding LacI family DNA-binding transcriptional regulator, coding for MKRVTQEDIAKKAGVHRGTVSRTLSNHPGIPASTRERILRIAEELGYRPDPMLASLAAYRSSNRKSGYHGVLAWLVIYTNLKQFKWFRSKTFSLYHEGAKAQADKYGYQLEIFEFDQKKYTTKRMASILRARNVKGILLCPQSLPSTTIDFAWEDFSLITFGYTLSKPELHTVTATQYRAMQYTMKMMHERGYRKIAFVFDPKHDERADNNYLSAYLSAQHKIGEAPIIYSYHVEAPEGLPAFLKEQRKEGKTIDALVVGDHLIMRKCPSIGLRLPEDYPAACPLLTDRDGKLSGVYEDSLHIGEVAVDLLTNMIMRGERGVPAKVRRVHIEGVWIEGETLPSKL